Proteins co-encoded in one Candidatus Eisenbacteria bacterium genomic window:
- a CDS encoding outer membrane beta-barrel protein has protein sequence MLIRIRSVAFAASLAVLGLAGQALEASAAAEIHRLNLMISANPTSIAGGGFNEYLDDINQQFLVPLGWETIKEIKFGWSYEAELRYFVRPNVAIAAGVGTLNSTSKREFLPALQTSINLQASVETTPIHVGAAYYLAPYNQGDFQARTYIGAGLVSAASTQVTFMQDVVANSARNAIEFSGGQSSPGYYLETGAHMFFASRWSVVLGGVYRDVQLREIQLYAKDLVNPATPPFPAGQTSLDLRGGAVRMAVLYGF, from the coding sequence TTGTTGATTCGAATCCGGTCCGTCGCCTTTGCCGCATCACTCGCGGTCCTCGGCCTGGCCGGCCAGGCGCTCGAAGCCTCGGCCGCTGCGGAAATTCACCGGCTGAACCTGATGATCTCGGCGAATCCGACCTCGATCGCGGGCGGCGGGTTCAACGAGTACCTCGACGACATCAATCAGCAGTTCCTGGTGCCGCTCGGCTGGGAGACGATCAAGGAGATCAAGTTCGGCTGGTCCTACGAGGCCGAGCTGCGCTATTTCGTGCGCCCCAACGTGGCGATCGCGGCCGGAGTCGGAACGCTCAACTCCACCTCGAAGCGCGAGTTCCTGCCCGCGCTGCAGACCAGCATCAATCTGCAGGCCTCGGTCGAGACGACCCCGATTCACGTCGGGGCCGCGTATTACCTGGCGCCCTACAATCAGGGCGACTTCCAGGCACGGACCTACATCGGCGCCGGGCTCGTGTCGGCGGCGAGCACGCAAGTCACGTTCATGCAGGACGTGGTTGCGAACTCGGCGCGCAATGCGATCGAGTTCTCGGGCGGGCAGAGTTCGCCGGGCTACTACCTCGAGACCGGCGCGCACATGTTCTTCGCCTCGCGTTGGTCGGTGGTGCTGGGCGGGGTCTACCGGGACGTTCAGCTGCGCGAGATCCAGCTCTACGCGAAGGACCTGGTGAATCCGGCCACCCCGCCGTT